GCAGCTCCTCCTAACGGCCGCTCAATGCTGGGTGCCGCACGCACCACGGcggttttccttttctttccaaCAGCGACACCACTCTCCCCCTCCGTCCCTACTCGCCTTTTTCGTTTCACAGATCGCGTTCGAGAGGCGTCACAAAGCGTAAAGTCACCCGGTGTCACTGACGGCAGTCGTTTTAAGGCTCCCCCgcgaagaaccctctgacatactcTCCCTCCCAAGATAAACAAACGAAATAACAACGAAAGAGAAAAGATGAAAAAGAGGCACGACTGACCTCAAACGACGCCGCAACAACAAGAAGAAACCGCCCTCAAATGACCGTCGCGAACAGACAAACCCGGTACTCAGCAAATTCCGACAAGCAAAGGAACACAGACCACAATGCCGGAAAAAAAGCAGGGAATCCAAAGAAAGAAGTAGACTAAGAAGGCACACCGAGTGAGAATttgcaaaaagaaataataccttCTCTCCTATATTTATATCTCAAGCGGAGGCGACGGCGGAGCACGGTATCCAACGATACTTTACGGCGCGTGCAGGAGCATTAATGTACAAGCAATTAATTCTGCGTTAAAAACTAGAAGCGCATGCTGAAGTTGAAAGGGTCTTTTGTCTCGCTAAGCGAGCAGCATTTCCAAAGCTTACCCCCCGCTCACCAGGCGAACACAAGGCTCCCAGTTTCCCAATTACACCTCGCATGCAATACTCGGTATGCCTGACCGGGGGGGAGACTACCTGATTCGGAATATCTCATTGACCCATTACACCCATGGGCCCGGCGGGCTAAAGGGCAAGAGGCCTCAAAGGCCCAAGAGGATTGACTATAAATAAAGAGGAGGCAACCAAGGCAAAGGGATCGGGTAACATACTCTCTAACTCATCTTGAATAGATTATCAATACACTCGAGCaactaactgtcttgatcgtcggagtgttcCCAGGGACCGCTCCCCACACAGATACGACCCTCGAGGAACACGAGCACCCCCCACCCGAAGAGAGCTCGGATCACTGTTCCGCGTATCCTAATTAGCTTGTAACCTAACATGTGAAATTCGGATATTGAACAATCTCGGGGGATCTCATTATATCTACTAAAATTGCTACCAAACTCAGATAAGTCCTCAGCCCTGCTATGGAAACCACCATCAACTCCTTTAGCATTGATTCCACCCAAACATTAATAACTCCATTCTCTTTAATCCACCACAAGACCTCCTTTAAACATAACGCTCCAGGTAGCATCACTAACCAACAAGCAGTAAACTTCCACATCCAACAATGAACAATAATGTCGTGGAAGGAGTTCATTATCCGCTCAAACTCAACATAAAGAGAGACAAGAAGGTTAAAAATGCTCATAGATTAAGGGATAGCTTGCACCACGAACTTAAATAAGACTTATCTATTTGTCTAAGAGAGTAATTTACCATTTTAGCGGAATAAACAGTTATCAAGGCGATCCTAAAGATAGCTGAAAGTCTTTCCCGTAAGCTAGTCAAAGAGGGGAGCTCAAGATACTTACTCGTAACAGAGAATATTTAAGAATCTACTTGATAACTCCTTGGAGATTCTcatatgttttatttcttttgatGAGCCTTTACATTTGCTTATTTGAATAAAGAAATATTTCTATCCCATATAAATGCTAATGGGTTGGACTGAAAACTGGGTTCTAATAAAAGAGGCCCAACCCCATTTTTTTCTAAATCTTCAAAAATATTTCTGGCATCAGCAAACATAATAACATCAATGAAAAGAGGAGTGACCAAACAGAATAGACCACGTGGATAACCCAATGCCAATCAATCACTATGATGCCTTCATTTCTCAATCATTCATTCAGTTCATCCATTCCTTCACTTTTTGATACTCTAAAAGGATGGAAAGCACAGCAATTTATGGCAACAGCAGCAGAGCTATTCCATTTCTGTATTCATCTCATAAAATGAAACCTGCATTTCTATATAATAACTTTTCCAATTATGCACCTGTTCTCATCAAATCCATGGCTACCCAGAAGCCATTACCATCTGCTGCCAAAACTACTAGCTCCAAAAAGGTCTGTTTTTAGTCTCCCTAATTTCTAATTTCTAGTATGCAAGAGAATTATGGACTCTCTTTttcttaaagaaagaaaagtttATTGCAGAACTCACCTCCAATAAAGCTGCTAACAAGGGTGGAACAATTGAAACTTCTGAGCAAAGCTGAGAAAGCTGGTTTACTGTCTGCAGCAGAGAAGTCTGGACTGTCTTTATCAACAATTGAAAAACTGGGTCTTCTTTCTAAGGCTGAGGAATTTGGAGTTTTGTCTGCAGCAACAGATCCTGGTACACCTGGTTCTCTGTTAACCCTCAGCTTGGGATTGCTGCTTTTAGGACCCTCTTCTGTTTACTTTCTACCTGAGGATTACCCTTGGCAGGTTGTTCTTCAGGCTCTGTTTGCTCTTCTTTCTGTTCTTGGTGGCTCTGCAGCCTTTGCAGCCTCTAATTTTGTAGCCAATTTGCAGAAATCTACTTAATATTTTCATTTCCCATCTTTCTATTATCATTCATAACTTCTTATCCAACATCATACAGAATCTATCTGCATTGCTTCTAACTAATAGCTATTCTACTTTATTTCAATTAATGTACACTGTGTAAACTAGCAACTGAATTCGAAACTAACTTAAGCGACTAGAAACCCTTTCAGTTAAATTGGGTGATAAGAAGACTAATATTGCCACTCAGATAAGTATGTATCTTGCAAGCACCAAGGGGATAAGAGAAAAAGATCAATCTCGGAAAATTATATATGCTTTCATGAAAAATTTACATCATTGAATTGCAACACATTTTCAATGTCATGTAAGCTTTTTATGAAATGCCCCAATGAAGGAAAACAAGAACTCAGAATGATATTCGTGTACAAAATgggagaaagaaataaaaaatcctGAATTTCTAGTGCTTGATCCTCATTTTTACCGTCAAAAAAGTAAACATCCATTCGCTTTCATTTCAAGTAGGAATAGAACTAGCTTTCAACCCAGTTTGACGGCCAGCCCTTCTGCTTCCGTTGGGCATATTCCGTTGGTTGTCATCTGCATTGCGCCCAGGTGGACCTTTGGGTCTGCCTGCAAATTCAGCCTGGTTTCTGAATTCACTCCTTCCATAACCCctaccaccaccaccaccaccaccaaagTTCCCTCTGTTCTTGAAACTGTCGCTTCGGAAACCACCTCTACCTGAGGAATATCTCCCCCTTCCACTACTTCCAACTGCAGAAAACCAGCAGCCTTTTTCATTTGTTCCCATGTAAACAAGCACACTATGACCCAACAACACAATGCTCCAGTGTAGAAATAGAACAAAACAGAAAAATTAAACACGACCCACGAATATAACTGCTTATGTGCTCGTGTCAATCCAACCGTTAAAACAAAAATGATGTCGAAGCAGTAAAATTACTACTATGCCCTTTTCAGCACTAAGAATTATTAGTGTCAtgtttattttacatttttaacaCTGACCAAAAGTTGACACAGAATTACCACCCCTTAAATCAAAGTAATAAAGCATGTAAAAGAGAAATTTATTACCTCGGGTGTTGGTTTTCTTTTCCTCAATAATAGCTTCCCGATCTCCAATATTTATAGGCGAAGCCTGAGTTTGTTTTCACAATACCATTAATCAACACACAAAAGAAATTAATAATACATAATGCAAGCAGTGATACCAGTCAAACAAGCAACATCATGATATAGGCATGTGCAAAAGTTTAAGAATGTCCAACAAAAAAACTGTGTTGAAGCCTTGTTAACTCAGTCATAGTTCTATTCCGAATGGTTTATATCTTAAAAAAGTAATTGCCCCTAAACAAGCTCCTCCCATAGAAAACGAAAAATtgtgaacaaacggattagagagaatccaaaaaataaaataaaacctaTCCAATCCAAAAATTTCAATGTAATAGCAGTCTTCGTCTCTATGGTCAATAAATCAAGGGTTCGGGAGGCAGTGACTTAAAAACTGATGCCGGTGAATACTGAGCACTGGGTTCCATTGATGTAACAAAGTACCAATTGATCAGTGGACTATATCCATCATCATTAGGACACTCTGATATCAATATAATTCTGACAAGAATCTTACTAATATAATTACATAGCTTTCAAGATATTATAGAACTGAAAAATAAGGAGTACCAATACATTATGGAAGTAGAAAATAAGGTATAGAAAATAACCAAATGGAATACACATTATGTTTACTCTTTTCTCTTAAAATGGCCCAAACTGAAGGCCATGTTAGATTTCTAGTGCATTCCTCACCAGAACAAAAGATAAAATTACCTAAATAAATCATATAAACCTAAAGTTAGGTAAATACATTTTCACAACCGAAGTTTATGAAAGAAAATCAATGTCCAGTCCAATGACCATTAGAAGAATTTCCCTTAAAGCACCTTTCATgctaacaataaaacccatttCAGGCAGCAACTCGTATACTATTCCTAAGTATAGTTAAGTTCTTCAAGCATTACAGAAACTAACATAAAGAATTGGAGCAGACAAAATTCCGTTTAGTGAGGCCTAACTGTAGTATTAGATTGTCAGACTGacccaaaaatcacaaaacAACCAACATCCATATTTTAGTTGGCCATTGGCAGGATCAAGAATGATCATTGTCGGATTAGTGGATCTGTTTGGATTAAATTTTAGGGTATGCAACTCCACTTAAGTATTGATTCAATATTTTGAAAGTGACCAAAGCTCGAAATAAAGATAACAAGAGTACAAAAGATTcaggataaataataatatagataaaaaaaacctaTATCTCCCTTGTAGTCTCATAGCAAAATTGATGAAATATTGATTCTCAATTTCAAGAACCCAAGGTTACCACATTTTGATAACCTTAGCCAATCACTGAATAAACCAAAATACCACAAAACGTAGAACCACAGCTATGAGCCTAATAAATTAATAGATGCAAAACAAGAGAAAGTTCTAACCAATCCACAGGTTTTATAAGAAAGCATTAAGCATTACCTCCAGTGCACTCTGCATAGAAGCCAATGTTTCAAATTCTACAAAACCAAAACAGAATCCTTGCTGCATGccacaaaataaataataagaaaataaaaaataaaaatttgtgtTGATAACTGCTCAGTCAGGTGAAATacacaaaacaataataaaaacagACCTTATTACTTCGCACTTGGATACCACCACGCTTAATTGGCCCGAACTTTTTGAATGCCTCGTCAAGTTGTGCCTCTGTTGCATTGAAAGGTAAATTCCGAACATATATGGAGTGACCTTCAGCTGTAACAAGTGCAATACAAAAGAAATACAATTATGTTAGTATAACTGAAACGACCAACAGAACTTTTCTCATAAGATTTAAAAAGTCTTTCCTTAGCCCTGCAAATCTGCATCTTTCTTATTCTTAGCCTCACCCATGAGTAGGCTCCTAGACCACCTAACACAAGGTCTGAACTAGATCCCGGCATGTAAAGGGTCATTGCAATCAGGATATCTCCTTTGGGAATATATGAAATTCAATTAAGAGATATAAATACCTTCTTCATGTGCATCATTACTTTCAGGAGCATTGCCAGTAGTAGGAGCAGTAGCCTCTGGCACATAAGCAGGTTTTGCAGAGCTAGGCAATTTCCTTTCAGAGTTTACTGGTGGCACCTTCGAATTAGAATTCACAGCATGAACTGAGTGAGATGCTGTATTACCCTTCATTACTTTAAGCTACACGAAGTTCAGACTAGACAACGTCAAAAACAGGTCAACATCAAAGGAAAAAACTAAGACTGGCAACAGGAATAACTCAAAATATTATCTCACAATTGAAGCGTATGATTTTTTTGGAGCATCCTCCAGGGTCGCAGCTGCTGAATCCACACTTGTGAGAATTTCATTATGCGTTGCATCAGTTTGGCATTCAACAGCCTCATCCTCGATAACAGATCCTTCATCCTTATCAGAAAGATCGTGCACTTCAGTTCCATTACTAACATCTTCATTCTCAAATGGTGCTGTATGAGCCACTGTGACATGATCAATTGTCTGACTGGGATCTGGGACAATGATTAGCGGAATTTCAATAGTTGTAGATCTCAATACAAATTATGGGAAGAAAACAATAAACAATGCCAACCTGATTCTTCAATATCGCCCCAACCTGGTTGTGCTGTTGAGGCTTTCGGTGCAACTTCTTCATTGACACCATTAGCCAATGTGGAATTTGGCAATGATTCATTTTCCTCAACGAACCTAAATACATCATTCAAAACAAAATAACCTTTATCTTGTGGAGCAAGGAAAAATGTTTGAGAGAATTTCTTCTGCACGTTGTCTTTTCCAGTTAAGCAACCAGTAACAAGAACAATCACTCCTTTCTCATAAGACTCCTGTGCATCtgcatatttaatttcagcTGTGTAGTCTTCGTAGTTCAAAGAAAGAATCTTGTCATTGATTGCCTGCTCCAAGGTAACTAGAATTAAACACCATCCATCTAAACTAAAAGCCATGCATATATAGACAATCCCATCAATGTTTCATCACTATTTCTTTGTAATACTGTACAATTAGTAAGACAAACTGAATCTGAAAACTCTTTCAACTTACATTTATCAGAAAACTCAAAAAGCATATCAAAGTCATTTCACAAATCAACAAGCAGTATCCTCATAATCAGGTTTGTAATCAAggtttatttatataaaaaaaatgattataaGATTACGCAAAagaactccgcctgtgagggtcacttggtggcctttacagccggtcccaagcccggacaaaggaggagggttgcggtaggtttgtggcggccagcgtaaaacttagtcacatcttatgacatgaaccataatataaataccgttggggcgttccctactcagcgacgcgctgcacttcctagacccgggtgtagtgataaatgtgcaagggttgctaggtcgtcgccccgaagcggcgcgccaccccaggacccgggggtggtgtcaaatatgcaagggttgcgggtaaataagctagtccacggtaatggtaggggtaggggtaagggtagtaggttacgctttgggacatggaacataggttctttgacaggaagattagctgaaattgtagatgttatgaagaggaggagaataaatatattatgcctacaagaaaccaagtgggttggagctaaggctagagagatagctccttggggttataagctttggtactcaggaaaggataagggtagaaatggagtaggtattcttattgatagggagtatattgatgaggtagtagcggtgtctaggaagagcgatagaattatgagtgttaagctagtgataggggatgaggttgtgaatgtcattagtgcatatgcgccacaaataggattagatgtgtctataagacaagctttttgggatgacttagaggaagtggtgcaacaggttcctagggatgaaaaaatggtactagggggtgatctcaatggacacgtgggttctaggcgagatgggtttgagagtgttcatggagggtatggttttggagataagaatgaagcaggaaatgatattttggaattcgcatcagcctatgacttgagtatcatgaacacatggtttatgaagagaacatcccacttagtgacttatcggagtggcggtaatgcgagccaaattgacttcttagtaaggagtgcttggagaaagagttatattgattgtaaggtgatccctggtgagagtacgacaacccaacatagagtagtggtgctagattttcgaagtaggaaatgtataagaaaacaaacacctcaagtagagactaagattaagtggtggaaattgcaaggggagaatcaacaaaaatttgtggatgagatgaccaaaaaagatatttggacttgcaatatggattcagatatagattcgatatggaataagatggagcatagtataagggaagtagcgaaggaagttctaggggaatctaaaggtagcatgccaccgggtaaggacacatcttggtggacagaagaagtacgacaagcagtaaagagtaagagagaatcctataaactattggggaaatgtaggagtgacgagaactacgaaaaatacaaagaggctaaaagggaagtaaagaaggtcatacgagatgctagagcaaaggtgaatcgggatctgtatacaagattggatacgaaagaaggggaaagagacatatatagaattgctcggatgagagataggaagacgcgagatctcggaaaagttaaatgtgtgaaggatgtggaccagaaagtcctagttggagataaggatatcaaggaacgatggaggtcctattttgatgacttatttaatggagatcgccaacaagatgttggagatataagtatccatcacgatatgataaatcatgaatgcctgcggagaattcaaaagggtgaagtcaaaatggcattaagtaagatgaagttgaagaaagcagtaggacctgatggcatccctattgagatttggagatgtttgggagaaagaggaatcgaatggttgacgacgttcttcaacaaaatttggaggaacaataagatgccatcagaatggaggaaaagtaccttaatccctttgtataagaacaaaggcgatgtccaagattgtgccaactatcggggaatcaaattaatgagtcacactatgaaactttgggagcgagtgattgaacaaaggctaaggaggacggtgaagatctcggaaaaccagtttggctttatgccgggaagatcaactatggaagccatccatctaatgagacaattaatggagcactatcgaaataagaagaaagacttgcatatggttttcattgacttggagaaagcatatgataaggtaccaagggaagtactttggtgga
The DNA window shown above is from Euphorbia lathyris chromosome 1, ddEupLath1.1, whole genome shotgun sequence and carries:
- the LOC136233383 gene encoding uncharacterized protein, coding for MESTAIYGNSSRAIPFLYSSHKMKPAFLYNNFSNYAPVLIKSMATQKPLPSAAKTTSSKKNSPPIKLLTRVEQLKLLSKAEKAGLLSAAEKSGLSLSTIEKLGLLSKAEEFGVLSAATDPGTPGSLLTLSLGLLLLGPSSVYFLPEDYPWQVVLQALFALLSVLGGSAAFAASNFVANLQKST
- the LOC136233379 gene encoding nuclear transport factor 2 codes for the protein MAMQETAPAPPPSAEVVGNAFVQQYYHILHQSPELVHKFYQDVSLLSRPDSDGTMTTVSTMQAINDKILSLNYEDYTAEIKYADAQESYEKGVIVLVTGCLTGKDNVQKKFSQTFFLAPQDKGYFVLNDVFRFVEENESLPNSTLANGVNEEVAPKASTAQPGWGDIEESDPSQTIDHVTVAHTAPFENEDVSNGTEVHDLSDKDEGSVIEDEAVECQTDATHNEILTSVDSAAATLEDAPKKSYASILKVMKGNTASHSVHAVNSNSKVPPVNSERKLPSSAKPAYVPEATAPTTGNAPESNDAHEEAEGHSIYVRNLPFNATEAQLDEAFKKFGPIKRGGIQVRSNKQGFCFGFVEFETLASMQSALEASPINIGDREAIIEEKKTNTRVGSSGRGRYSSGRGGFRSDSFKNRGNFGGGGGGGRGYGRSEFRNQAEFAGRPKGPPGRNADDNQRNMPNGSRRAGRQTGLKASSIPT